The genomic stretch TCGGCCACCACTTTTAGTGCCACTGATGGCAACACCTCTGCTTCTTCCAGCTCTCGCTTCAGCGCTCCAGCAGCTTCAAAGATTTTGCCAAATCCAAACCCAGCTCCCCAGTGGTGAGCGAGAAGGAATTTAATCTGGATGATAATGTGAGTTTCAGAGCCTCCTTGGGGGGTCTGGTTGCTGGCCCCGGGTGGGGTaatggtggggaggtggggggaagaccCTTTTAGGATTGTTGAGGCAAAGTCTTTTTAAATACAATGGGCCCACATCTCTCACCCAGCAAAATTCTGGGCCCTAAAACCTCACCTGCATTCTTTTCGATTGCAAATTAATTGTCAATTTAAATACAAATGAATAGGGCCTAGGACAGGTCTGGGGCTAAAAGGGAAGGGATGGGGagctctccttcccacccctccagcaTCTGCCAGGACCTAAAAGCCGCCTTCTGCTCCCAAGTCGTGGACCCAGACATGGTCACCAGGGTTCCTGGACTTGCACATTTATTGTCACAGATTCCAGAAGATGACTCAGGTGTTCCGCCCCCAGAGGATGCTGGAAAGAGCAGCAAAAAGCTGGGGAAGAAGTGGAGGGCCGTGATTTCCCGAACCATGAACAGGAAGATGGGCAAGATGATGGTGAAGGCCCTGTCGGAGGAGATGGTGAGGCCTGGGACCCATGGGAGGGGGGACAGGGAGGACAGGCACCGCTCTGGTAGGGTTTGAGCACGGCCACTGTGACAGCCACGCTCAGGTAACGATGCCTGGCCCCGTACAAGCAGGAAGGTCACCTTGGGAAGGGAGCTCCCTCAGCTATGGACATGGCAGGAAGGTATGGTCCTGAGGGAGCAGTAGTGGGGTCTGAGGAGGGATGAAGTTCTGGGTAACAGAAGCTTCCTAGGTAGGCAGGTCTGAGGAGATGAGATCACATAGCGCAAATTCATCCACCGCAAACTTTTGCTTGGAACCAGCCCCTGTGATTGGGAAGGCTTGATTCAAAGAGGCCCTATGAAAGAAAATCGAGAAGGCTGGCTTTGgcccagggagggagggcagaataCACAGCTGTGGGGCAGGCGCGTCCAAGTTGCTAAAGTGACACAGCGGGTCTGGTTTGCTCCTGGTTCTTGGAGGAGGTGCCCTGGCAGCAGTATGCTAACTGGCTCATGCCAGCTCTGGATAGCAGTTGGTCAAATTTTCGGGAATTTTGTGAGCCAGGTGTGAGATACAACCATTACTGAAAATTAACTTCTACCAACTTAGaattaaatctatattttaaaaataaaaagactaaagTCAGTCTTCAAAACTCATTTCCTAATTCTTGTACTACCTTCCACTGTCCTCTGTGCCCTTGAGGTTACTGGCATCTACAGTCTTTGGGGGGTGGAAATAGCCGATGATGCTACTCATTCAGTGACACCAGAGTGGTAGCTCTCTGTTGGCCACGGTGGGGAATATTTACAATACAGGAGTTGGCAACTTCTACAGATCAGGGCTTTTATTGCCATTGAGTCATCTGTGAAACTTACCACCGCACTGAGGTGTGGGGAGGCCCAGGAGCCCTAGTGTCAGGCCGACTTGTCTGTGGGCTCCTTCGTGGCCTCAGGAGCGTTCCTCCATTACTGCTCATCTGTAAGCTTGGGACGATGGAGCACATCCTcaagtgaggattaaatgaaatcctCTGTCTGGCACATAGGAGCGCAGTCAAAAGTAGTGACTCTCCAGCGCCGTGGTCTGCCTGGCTACGCCCTAGTAACAGCTCTGAGTTTCAGTTCTGGCACTGAAGCCTTTTCTGTGTGTAAGTTGGCACTTCGAGCTGACAAAGTGCATTCACACGGCACCCCCGTTGAGCCTCATTCCATGACGTGGGCAGGGCAAGGACTGTCAGTCCCACTTCACGGAAGAGGAAACTAGGGCCCAGAGGGCGCCATGCGGCCcgcaagaggcagagctggggctcctGCCAGGCCCCAGTTCTCCCTGGAGCCCAGGCTCATTTCCTCTGCACCCGGGGCTGCTCAGGGCTtgctgcctctcctcccctccagggagATACTCTGGAGGAGGGCTCAGCCTCCCCAACGTCTCCGGACTGCAGCCTGGACAGCCCCGGCCCTGAGAAGATGGCGCTGGCCTTTTCTGAGCAAGAGGAGAGGCAGCTCCCAGCACTCAGCCGCCAGGCATCCACaggtgaggaggggaggaggggcacacCTGCTGAGTCTGGAGGAAAGGGCGGGGTCTGGGAGGGGATGATAAAGAGAAATGAACCTTTACTGTCAGCCTGCTGGGACCTTTCCCAGCCCTCTTCACGttaaatcttcacaacaatctCGTGGGGCCGGTACTATTATTTTCCCTACTTTAttgatgtggaaactgaggctcagggaggttaagtgacttgcccaaggtgacccAGGCTTGAACTTAGTTCTGCCCTAGAGGAGCCCCCACTTGCTGGAGGGCCCCAAGGGTACAGGAAGAACCCCATTGCCCTCTTGGAccagccctccccccaccttccaaGGGGAGCTAGAGGCTACGGCTCCCTGGGCCTCTGACGTCCGAGGCTCGGGTGGGGGAATAGGGTCTCCAGCTGTGAAGACTCAGCCTCATGGACACCAGCCCTTGCTTTGCTGGGCTCAGGGTGCCACTTGGCATCTTCTAGATGTCCGTGGGGCTGGACAGGAGCTTCCAGCAGCCCTGCCTGGACCAGGGGCTGCAGGCTTTGCACTGCAGACCTACAGAGGCACTGTCGTTCTCTCCCTTCGGATTAGTTCCAAGTTCTCTGATCTTTCTCTGGCTCCAAAGACACCTCCCTATCCCCATTGAAAGCCACTTAGGCCCTCATCCTGCCCTTCCCAGAGAGAAAGTCTTGAGTTTCCGTGTGCTGTTGTAACTCGACACAGAGTCTTATTAAgtagagaaagtaaaatattgatGCACGATGTGGCTTCCTGGGTGGAAGGTGGCTTCCAGGAGCACTGGAGTGGGAGTCAGGAAGCCTGGAGTCTAACAGACCCAGTGCTGCCAATTATAAGGTGAGaggccttgggcaggtcacttggcctgtctggcctcagttttcctcatctgttcatTGGGGTGTTGGCCCAGTTGTTCTCTAGAGACCCTCCCAATTTGCCCAGTCTTTGATCTGTGAGCCATTCCTCCTTCTATGGTCAACTGTTTTCATGCTTGGGACGCCAGGAGGGAAGCTATGCTCCTTCGGGGTGGCAGAGGGGTTGGGTCAGAATCCCTTCTGCAGTGTGAGACTTACTAGAGCTCAGTTTTCTTCCCCAGCATGTATCCTTGGGATTTCTAGCCAGACCCCGTGGAAGGTACCTGCTGGGCACTGCCGCAGCTGTCCGGGGACAAAGGtgaccttcctccctgccccattTCCTGCAGGCAGTGAGCtctgcagccccagcccaggctctGGCAGCTTCGGGGAGGAACCACCTGCCCCCCAGTACACAGGGCCCTTCTGTGGCCGAGCACGAGTCCACACCGACTTCACTCCCAGCCCGTATGACCACGACTCACTGAAACTGCAGGTAAGGTTGGCATCCAGGCCCCTGCTGAGCCTGGCAGGCTGTACCCCATACAGGTAGAGGGTACAGGAGGCCAAGGGGCCACCTCGCCCCCGCTCTGttctgctctgctctcctcccacAGAAGGGAGATGTGATCCAGATCATCGAAAAGCCGCCTGTGGGCACGTGGCTGGGCCTGCTCAATGGCAGGCTGGGCTCTTTCAAGTTCATCTACGTGGATGTGCTGCCCGAGGAGGCTGTGGGACCTGCCCGCCCCAGCCGCCGACAGAGCAAGGGCAAGAGGCCCAAGCCCAAGACTCTGCATGAGCTGCTGGAGCGCATCGGCCTTGAGGTTTGAGCTGGGACCTAGTCTAGTGTCTAGGAGCAAGGGTTGGGGGCCCGGGCAGGTCAGCTCTGCGGGGAGAGACAGGTCGTAGGTGGGGGTGGCTTGTAAGCAGCCGCGCTGGTGGCCTGCTTCTGCCCACAGGAGCACACGTCCACCCTGCTGCTCAATGGCTACCAGACGCTGGAGGACTTCAAAGAGCTGCGGGAAACACACCTCAACGAGCTGAATATCATGGACCCACAGCATCGGGCCAAGCTGCTCACGGCTGCTGAGCTGCTGCTGGACTACGACAGTGAGTGGCCTTaggagcgggggagggggcgtgggCGCTGGAGTTGGGCGTGTTAGGCGGGGAGGCCTGCCCGGGTCCTGCCCCAGCAGCCCTCTGCAGTGCGCAGGCACTTTCCACACTTGAATTCCAGTCTCCGGCAGAGCTTGTGATGAGAAGGGGTTTTAGGAACGATCGGGCTCAACTCCCTTTGGGATCAAACGGGAGACTTGGGGCCGGAGAAGGTACGGCATGGACTCGAGGCCTTCACGTTGGGTAATGACAGAGCCACGATTCAAGAGCAGGTGTCCTGGCTACTAGCTCAGTGCTGAAGAAGTTTGAGCTCCTGGGCGGGAGAGCTGGCCTGCAAACCACTCCCACCAGAAGGGCCGAGAAAGGGCAGGGGTGCTTGGTGGTGGGTGACCAGAAGAAGAGACGGCCTCCAGCGGGCTTCCCAGGGTCCCTCCACCCACATGGGGCCCCCAGGGTTTCTGAAGCCCCTCCCAGCTAAGGGCCAAGACCCCCacattcctctccctccctggcccctggcagCCGGCAGCGAGGAGGCGGAAGAGGGCGCCGAGAGCGGCCAGGAGCCAGTGGCGCACACGGTGGCGGAGCCCAAGGTGGACATCCCACGTGACTCGGGCTGCTTCGAGGGCTCAGAGAGCGGGCGCGACGAAGCAGAGCTGGCGGGTGCCGAGGAGCAGCTACACGGCCTCTCCCTGGCCGGGGCACCTTGAGGCGGCAGTGTGGGCCGAGGCTGGGCCTGAGCAGCCCAGGCCGCGGGGCTGGACCCAGCCTTCCGCGGTGGCCCCGGGCCGGAGGACTGGCACCGAGCCCGGCCCCACTCCCCAGGGGTGCCTAGGTCAGCAGAGGCCAGCCGAGCCCTACAGGCGCGGCTGGAGTGCACGACAAGCTGAGCCGCCGAAGCCGGGCCGCCTCCCTCCAGCAGCTACTTGACAGCACAGCCCTTCCAGCTGCGGCCAGAGCACGGGGGGCACTGAGGGGGCACCGGGCCCATGCCCCTCACCACCAAGGCCTCCAAACCCTCCTTGCCTCCACACCACCTTCCCCTGTCGCGCTGCTCCTGAAAAGGGGGCCGAGTCGGTGGTTCAGGTCAATCTCAATACCCTAGGGAACCTGGTCATCGAAAAGGACTCTTAATTGATCACAGGTGAATCCAGATTCTCTAAATAAGGTTTGAAgccacatgtacatgtatctttcCTACTTTCCTTCACCTTAATTCTCTTACAGGTTTAGCCACTAAATCACTGTGCCACTTGAACTGAGTGCCTTCCTCAGTCTGGGTCTAGGACAGGTCAGGATAAGAACGGATAGTTGCTGAGGGCCAACTCTGACACTCTGTGATATTAAACGTCTGCTGTCCCGTTACCTGTGTGTGGCCCAGGACACCAGTGGGGCTTACTAAGGGGGCTGGAGGGGCCTTGGGCTCCCAAATGAAACATCTCCTGCTCATCCATTCCATACTTCCCCACGTAACTCAAGCCAAGCTGCAACTCCCCCAGCTTAAAACAATGCCCACACCTCAGACAAGCGCCCTCCCCTTCCACTCCCAGCCCCCTTAAATGACACTTCCCCCAAGGCCAATGGCAGATGGCCCGACCCGACTTCCAAGGGCAGACCAGCCCCTCAGAAGCAAGACTTGGCCTCTCATGTGGGTCCTTACAAGCAAAGAAAGCACAAAGCTTGATACTGGGGAGTCCACTATCCCACCTTTACTCTGCTAAAGGTTTTGATGGACCTTGAGCtccagaaggggagggagagtcAAATATCCTGGTACTTGACCCCAGTACCAAGTCTATGCCCAGAATTCCCAGAGTAACCCTTTCCCGGAGCCCAACTGGCCTGAGGGCAAACAGTGCCCGCCATGCCTTGGACTGCCTGTTTAGTGGACACTTTTGGACCTAGTCCCAGGAACTCTGGTAGAAGCCATCTTGGGGGAGCGGTTTGGGTGTAAATATGAGGGGGGTGAAGGGAGATGGGTTGGTAGCAATAAACAGGTAGAACTAAATTACTGTCTCCGGTTATCTTTCCTATGGAGAGAGCGTTGGGCGGGCGGGCGGGTGTAACAGACCAGTCTCCTTCAAAGCTGGACTCAGCGAAATGTTCTCCACTGTCAGGGCCGTCTGTCCCTTCCCCAAAGATGCTCAGTGCCCTTGACCCTGCTGACCACTAACCAGCCCTCCTCAGAGCACTGGCTCCCGTGGCCACCAGCTTCCTGGGGTCTGAGGGTGGGGGGTAGCTATTCCCCTCTTCCTAGAACTATTCAttgcccaccctgccccccgCACCCTGTGACAAAGGGCCTGCTCCGAGGGTTGTCCAAGAGAGGGAGATCTGCAGTGAGCAGGACCTTCCCTCTGAGGTCATCTCTTCCTGGGTCCCACCGTGTGCCCACTGAAGCTACACCATCTCCTGGGAGGTGGGCTGGAGACTCCTGGCTTCCTTTGGTTCATCGGCATTAACTGCACTAGGGAGGGCAAACTGGAGTGTGAGCTTTGTTCTCAGCTGTACTCGTCCCACTACCCTTAGTGGCTTCGGGCAGCCCAAATGGCCTCACCGCCCTAGTGGTACTGAATAGTTGCTGTCATTTCGTAAGCAGCGACATGTGTGCTGGGCTCCACGCGCTTTGCATGTATCTCTCCTGTGATCCTCATGCTATCCCCCTCCCACTGAGGTAGTACCATCATCTTCccaatttacagaggaggaaacaagcTCAGACAGGTTGAAGATGTTGAGTGGGAAGCCCAACGAGCTTTCAGAGCCCCGCCAGCCTTCCAGAGGGCAAACTATCACTCCTGTGATGTGCCTCTGACACCCTCTGACCCAGCCATTCCCTTCCCAGGATTCCATCCCTACAAAGAGCCACACGAGTGGCCACAAATATATGGACAAAGATATTCACGACAGCTTTGTGTAAGAAATTGGAAACAACGCAAATGGGGAATTAGTTAGATACCTTATGGTTCATTCATACAGTACCATTAAACATGACGTTGTAGAAACATATTTAACGACACGGGGAAaatcttttgtgatttttttattgtttaaatcgaaattttaaaattatacaaataacgTACAAACGTTCTTGTAAAAGAAGTCTGTGCAATATCATGGGGGAAAAGTGagtaataaactttatttatagggtgattccatttttatttaagaaaaggaaacatacacaagaataaagaCCAGAAAAATCTGCACCAAATGGTTACCAGTGATCTTGTGAGGGGTTGGGTGGGATTAGGGGAGCGAGGAAGAGAAGTGTTCACTTAATACATTCTTGTCTTATTTGAATttcaaaagtattatttttatatctataaaaaggaaaaatatttaaaaatttgaaaacaatgaaactaaataaataaataggcctAAGCCTCCAATTTACGGTAGCAGCAAAGTCATGATCCTGCTGCCTTTTGATGGAGGCTTTTGGAAAGATGGGGAGTGGGGGTGAATAAGACCCAAAGTGCTTAAAATCCACATACACCAAGGGGAGCCTATCAGAGGGATTCCTAAACCTTTTAAACCCCCTGGGTAATACCCATCTATTAGCTCCAAGCTGGGGaaaggaaaatttcagaaaaagaggaatcactgagaaaatgatgttttaaaatcctcccctgccctgggtgtgtgtgtgggggggtgtctcAGAGCTACGGGGCTTCAGTTTGATCTGTAGGCTGAATACAGGCTGAAAGTAGGTAGTTGTGCAAGGGCTCCAATGATCACCAGACTTAGGGAGGGGCCAGTGAAGAGGGGCAATGAGGAAATGTAGACTACAGGCCAGGGCCTGAGGGCGAGGAAAGCAGTGCCTCTGTAGGTCTGCAGTGCAAAGCCTGCAGTCCCTTATCCAGGCAGGGCTGCTGGAAGCTCCTGTCCAGCCCCACGGACATCTAGAAGATGCCAAGTGGCACCCTGAGCCCAGCAAAGCAAGGGCTGGTGTCCATGAGGCTGAGTCTTCACAGCTGGAGACCCtatacccccaccccagcctcggATGTCAGAGGCCCAGGGAGCCGTAGCCTCTAGCTCCCcttggaaggtgggggagggctggTCCAAGAGGGCAATGGGGCTCTTCCTGTGCCCTTGGGCCTTTCCAGTAAGTGGAGGCTCCTCTAGAGCAGGAAGGTGAAGACTAGCAGTTAGGATCTCTGGCCAACCTGAGTTCAAGTCTTGGCCCTGTCACTCACTAGCTGGGTCACTTTGGACAAGCcgcttaacctccctgagcctcactttcccacATCAGTACAGCGGGGATAATAGTACTAGCCTCATGGGGCTGTTACACAGATTGAATGAACTAGTGTATGTAgaatacttagcacagtgtcaAGCACAAAATTCACGCTCAGTGAATGATAACAAGTCACCACCCTGCAACCTCCATCTCATTCCCTTCAAGGCTAGTCTCATCTTGGACCCCTAGCTAGTGTAGTGACCCAGAGCAAAGGCTTTGGCATTCTAAAGTgtcttcaaatcctggctccaccacttactagttaGTTGCAGAATTTGAGgtaattatatacacatatatttctcttctgtaaaataagaacaatGATCTATATTgcgatatataaatatatcaagtgAACACACTGCAcaccttaaactcacacaatgttatatgttaattatatctcaatttaaaaataatttaaaataaataaaaattaaattaaacaaaaaagaataatgagctaataatacctacctcttgGGGTTAtcagagaaataaatgagatagcgTATaaagtttctggcacatagtgaCAATAAATACTGGGGATTTTTGAACTTTTTTGTAACCTCCAAGGTACTGAGCTCAAGAATGGGCACAAAGGCCACTCTGACATGTGCTTGTCTGCAGACTAACTGCTGTAGCTCAGAGACATGCTATATCAAAGCTCCCAGAGGGTGCTAGGATTCAGGGTAGAGGGTGCCAGCTCTGGTGTCCCGAGAGGCCGGTGATGGGGAGAAAGCCCACCTGAGAGCCTGGGACAGCCCTAGCTCTGCCCAGCCTACAGTACGATGATCAGCCCTGGGTATCAGACTTATTTTAGGCAATTCCGCTGGACATCCATGGGCTGCTAGAAAGAAGAGGATAAAGGCtagattcaaaaagaaaaagtgtagATAGAGTCCAGTCAGCTCCTCTCCAGTTCAGGATTAGAGATACCTCCCCAGCCCATCAGGGGAAGCAGCTGGGGGTATCAGCACATTCTAGCTAAACCATCGCCCCCGCCTGTCACTCCTTGCCTTTATTTCCCCAGGTAGGTCCTGAtcagctcccccctccccccaacaaaaATGTCTATCGCCTCCACAAATTCCCTCTCCTGCTCCCGCCCAAACTCTCAAGAAGCATGGTCTGCCTCTCACTCATAGAAACCCCTCCCAGGCTTTTCACAGAAGTGGAGGCCTCAGTGGGGCCACTAGAGA from Phocoena phocoena chromosome X, mPhoPho1.1, whole genome shotgun sequence encodes the following:
- the SASH3 gene encoding SAM and SH3 domain-containing protein 3; its protein translation is MLRRKPSNASEKEPTQKKKLSLQRSSSFKDFAKSKPSSPVVSEKEFNLDDNIPEDDSGVPPPEDAGKSSKKLGKKWRAVISRTMNRKMGKMMVKALSEEMGDTLEEGSASPTSPDCSLDSPGPEKMALAFSEQEERQLPALSRQASTGSELCSPSPGSGSFGEEPPAPQYTGPFCGRARVHTDFTPSPYDHDSLKLQKGDVIQIIEKPPVGTWLGLLNGRLGSFKFIYVDVLPEEAVGPARPSRRQSKGKRPKPKTLHELLERIGLEEHTSTLLLNGYQTLEDFKELRETHLNELNIMDPQHRAKLLTAAELLLDYDTGSEEAEEGAESGQEPVAHTVAEPKVDIPRDSGCFEGSESGRDEAELAGAEEQLHGLSLAGAP